The Manis javanica isolate MJ-LG chromosome 6, MJ_LKY, whole genome shotgun sequence genome contains a region encoding:
- the TARP gene encoding LOW QUALITY PROTEIN: T-cell receptor gamma alternate reading frame protein (The sequence of the model RefSeq protein was modified relative to this genomic sequence to represent the inferred CDS: substituted 1 base at 1 genomic stop codon), with the protein MQTFLPSLLFFFLQLLKXTSIRLAHTFVLLRNFSRMSLRFIGKKRMAEQFWSPSRETP; encoded by the coding sequence ATGCAGACATTTCTCCCAAGCCtactatttttcttccttcaattgCTGAAATAAACCTCCATAAGGCTGGCACATACCTTTGTCTTATTGAGAAATTTTTCCCGGATGTCATTAAGATTCATTGGAAAGAAAAGAATGGCAGAACAGTTCTGGAGTCCCAGCAGGGAAACACCGTGA